The Humulus lupulus chromosome 4, drHumLupu1.1, whole genome shotgun sequence genome has a window encoding:
- the LOC133829786 gene encoding carbonic anhydrase 2-like isoform X1, with amino-acid sequence MADEQFSQLANYECSVKKNLVIISEKAESESESDEDESFDKVQPEHVDPVQKIVHGFKHFLSNKFHKYPCLFNELAATQHPKFLVFACSDSRVSPSHILNFQLGEAFMARNIGNLIPTFDQLKYSNVGAIIEYAVEELKVENILVIGHSRCGGVKRLMSYPEDGSAPFDFIDDWVNIAQAAKNKVKAEHKNLTFEEQCEICGEEAVNVSLKNLHSYPFVQRGVEEKKIALRGGYYDFVNGSFKLWELE; translated from the exons ATGGCCGATGAACAGTTTTCCCAGTTGGCCAATTATGAATGCAGCGTCAAGAAGAATCTGGTGATCATCag TGAGAAGGCCGAAAGTGAAAGCGAAAGCGATGAAGATGAAAGCTTTGACAAGGTGCAACCTGAGCATGTTGATCCTGTTCAGAAAATTGTTCATGGATTTAAGCACTTTCTCTCCAATAAATTTCA CAAGTACCCATGCTTGTTTAATGAACTTGCCGCAACCCAACACCCTAAG TTTTTAGTATTTGCATGCTCGGATTCTCGAGTGAGTCCTTCCCATATCTTAAATTTTCAACTCGGAGAAGCTTTCATGGCCCGCAATATTGGCAACTTGATTCCAACTTTTGACCaa TTGAAATACTCAAACGTCGGAGCAATTATTGAATATGCGGTAGAGGAGCTTAAGGTAGAGAATATTTTGGTGATTGGACATAGTCGTTGTGGTGGCGTAAAAAGGCTTATGTCTTATCCTGAAGATGGTTCAGCTCCCTT TGACTTCATTGATGATTGGGTCAACATTGCTCAAGCTGCCAAGAATAAAGTCAAGGCTGAACACAAAAATTTGACATTTGAAGAACAATGTGAAATATGTGGTGAG GAAGCAGTGAATGTGTCTCTAAAGAATCTACATTCTTATCCATTTGTTCAAAGAGGAGTTGAAGAGAAAAAGATAGCACTTAGGGGTGGATACTATGATTTTGTGAATGGATCTTTCAAGCTATGGGAACTTGAGTAG
- the LOC133829786 gene encoding carbonic anhydrase, chloroplastic-like isoform X2 yields MADEQFSQLANYECSVKKNLVIISEKAESESESDEDESFDKVQPEHVDPVQKIVHGFKHFLSNKFHKYPCLFNELAATQHPKFLVFACSDSRVSPSHILNFQLGEAFMARNIGNLIPTFDQLKYSNVGAIIEYAVEELKVENILVIGHSRCGGVKRLMSYPEDGSAPFDFIDDWVNIAQAAKNKVKAEHKNLTFEEQCEICGSSECVSKESTFLSICSKRS; encoded by the exons ATGGCCGATGAACAGTTTTCCCAGTTGGCCAATTATGAATGCAGCGTCAAGAAGAATCTGGTGATCATCag TGAGAAGGCCGAAAGTGAAAGCGAAAGCGATGAAGATGAAAGCTTTGACAAGGTGCAACCTGAGCATGTTGATCCTGTTCAGAAAATTGTTCATGGATTTAAGCACTTTCTCTCCAATAAATTTCA CAAGTACCCATGCTTGTTTAATGAACTTGCCGCAACCCAACACCCTAAG TTTTTAGTATTTGCATGCTCGGATTCTCGAGTGAGTCCTTCCCATATCTTAAATTTTCAACTCGGAGAAGCTTTCATGGCCCGCAATATTGGCAACTTGATTCCAACTTTTGACCaa TTGAAATACTCAAACGTCGGAGCAATTATTGAATATGCGGTAGAGGAGCTTAAGGTAGAGAATATTTTGGTGATTGGACATAGTCGTTGTGGTGGCGTAAAAAGGCTTATGTCTTATCCTGAAGATGGTTCAGCTCCCTT TGACTTCATTGATGATTGGGTCAACATTGCTCAAGCTGCCAAGAATAAAGTCAAGGCTGAACACAAAAATTTGACATTTGAAGAACAATGTGAAATATGTG GAAGCAGTGAATGTGTCTCTAAAGAATCTACATTCTTATCCATTTGTTCAAAGAGGAGTTGA